A genomic window from Aquitalea aquatilis includes:
- a CDS encoding TAXI family TRAP transporter solute-binding subunit, whose translation MFSPRSLFPRLAGRLTALFGRGLVLSMVMIVLAGVLIMLLALVLTNAAAPTSLTIVSGPPGSVFQKTALRYQKILAREGVTVKILPSGGSLDNLHKLSNPRLDVDVGFVLGGEAGSADTSRLMSLGSISYQPLMVFYRGAPKALLSDFKGMRLAIGEEGSGTHSLALALLKLNGITPGAETTLLNALPSDAVKSLLEQQVDALFVMGDSSSTDLLRQLLHTPDIHLFSFIQADGYARRVSYLNKLELPRGALDLGRDLPPENTNLVGPTVELVAREGLHPALSDLLLEAAREVHGKPGLFKKAGEFPVLAEHEIRLSPDAQRYYASGKSFFYRTFPFWLAGLVARGLAVMLPLALLLIPALKMAPAIYRWRIQSGINRWYRVLFDIEREAVAQRSVPGKQEELLHRLQHVDATVSKIVVPAAFGDLLYELRGHIDFVRSRLQADADADAEHRQR comes from the coding sequence TTGTTCTCTCCCCGAAGCCTGTTTCCCCGCCTTGCCGGCCGGCTGACGGCCTTGTTTGGCCGTGGCCTGGTGCTGTCGATGGTGATGATTGTGCTGGCCGGCGTGCTCATCATGCTGTTGGCGTTGGTGCTGACCAATGCGGCGGCACCAACCAGCCTCACCATCGTCAGCGGCCCGCCGGGCAGCGTGTTCCAGAAAACCGCCTTGCGTTACCAGAAGATCCTGGCGCGCGAGGGGGTGACGGTGAAAATCCTGCCTAGCGGCGGCTCGCTGGATAATCTGCACAAGCTGAGCAACCCCCGGCTGGATGTGGATGTCGGCTTCGTACTGGGCGGCGAGGCGGGCAGTGCCGATACCAGCCGGCTGATGTCGCTGGGCAGCATTTCCTATCAGCCGCTGATGGTGTTCTATCGCGGTGCACCCAAGGCATTGCTGTCCGATTTCAAAGGCATGCGGCTGGCTATCGGCGAAGAGGGCAGCGGTACTCACAGCCTGGCGCTGGCGCTGCTCAAGCTCAATGGCATCACGCCGGGGGCTGAAACCACGCTGCTGAATGCGCTGCCGAGCGATGCCGTCAAGTCCCTGCTGGAGCAGCAGGTGGATGCGCTGTTCGTGATGGGTGACTCCAGCTCCACCGATCTGCTACGCCAGTTGCTGCACACGCCGGACATTCATCTTTTCAGCTTCATCCAGGCTGATGGCTACGCGCGGCGGGTCAGCTATCTGAACAAGCTGGAGCTGCCGCGTGGCGCGCTGGACCTGGGGCGGGATCTCCCGCCGGAAAACACCAATCTGGTCGGCCCCACGGTGGAACTGGTAGCACGCGAGGGCTTGCATCCGGCCTTGTCCGATCTGCTGCTGGAGGCCGCGCGCGAAGTCCACGGCAAGCCCGGTCTGTTCAAGAAGGCTGGCGAGTTTCCGGTGCTGGCCGAGCATGAAATCCGCCTGAGCCCGGATGCGCAGCGCTATTACGCCTCCGGCAAGAGCTTTTTCTATCGCACCTTCCCCTTCTGGCTGGCCGGTCTGGTGGCGCGCGGGCTGGCGGTGATGCTGCCGCTGGCGCTGTTGCTGATTCCGGCGCTGAAAATGGCCCCGGCCATTTACCGCTGGCGCATCCAGTCCGGCATCAATCGCTGGTATCGGGTGCTGTTCGATATTGAGCGCGAGGCGGTGGCACAGCGCAGCGTGCCGGGCAAGCAGGAGGAATTGCTGCACCGCCTGCAGCATGTCGATGCCACGGTAAGCAAGATCGTGGTGCCGGCTGCCTTTGGCGATTTGCTGTATGAATTGCGCGGCCATATCGACTTTGTCCGCAGCCGGCTGCAGGCCGATGCCGATGCCGACGCCGAGCACCGCCAGCGCTGA
- a CDS encoding MerR family transcriptional regulator yields MTTLSIRQMARHSGLSAHTLRYYEDIGLIDPVARSASGHRCYGEQEQRWIDFLLRLRATGMPIRDMLHYAALRRSGNQLDSVVARQQMLQQHVLTLETRLATLQENLALMRDKVAIYAGMATELQAASHRTATGVTHAHPTIPTGLEPPASG; encoded by the coding sequence ATGACCACACTGAGCATCCGCCAGATGGCCCGCCACAGCGGACTGTCAGCCCACACCCTGCGCTATTACGAGGATATCGGGCTGATCGACCCGGTGGCGCGCAGCGCCAGCGGCCACCGCTGCTACGGCGAACAGGAACAGCGCTGGATAGACTTCCTGCTGCGCCTGCGCGCTACCGGCATGCCGATACGCGACATGCTGCACTACGCCGCACTGCGGCGCAGTGGCAATCAGCTGGACAGTGTGGTCGCGCGTCAGCAGATGCTGCAACAGCATGTGTTGACACTGGAAACCCGGCTGGCCACCCTGCAGGAAAATCTGGCACTGATGCGCGACAAGGTCGCCATCTATGCCGGCATGGCGACAGAACTGCAGGCCGCCAGCCACCGCACCGCGACAGGAGTCACTCATGCACACCCCACTATACCAACAGGGCTGGAACCGCCTGCGTCAGGTTGA
- a CDS encoding carboxymuconolactone decarboxylase family protein, with translation MHTPLYQQGWNRLRQVDAAAGERVIASLQDISPDLASYIIEFAFGEVYCRPGLSLQQRELATIAALTALGHATPQLKVHIAAGLNVGLSQQEIHETILQMAVYAGFPAALNGMFAAKEVFAEHDGPAATASGQEPLSA, from the coding sequence ATGCACACCCCACTATACCAACAGGGCTGGAACCGCCTGCGTCAGGTTGACGCTGCGGCCGGCGAGCGCGTCATCGCCAGCCTGCAGGACATCAGCCCCGATCTGGCCAGCTACATCATCGAATTCGCCTTTGGCGAAGTGTATTGCCGCCCCGGCCTCAGCCTGCAACAGCGCGAACTGGCCACCATCGCCGCCCTCACCGCGCTGGGCCATGCCACACCGCAGCTCAAGGTACATATTGCCGCCGGGCTGAATGTGGGCCTGAGCCAGCAGGAAATCCACGAAACCATCCTGCAGATGGCGGTGTATGCCGGTTTTCCGGCAGCGCTCAACGGCATGTTTGCAGCAAAAGAGGTGTTTGCCGAGCACGACGGGCCTGCAGCAACAGCTTCGGGCCAAGAGCCGCTAAGCGCGTAG